TCGTCCGTACCGCGCACGGCGCCCGCGCCGCGGCCGGCCCGGAGCACCTGTGGGACGCGCTCACCGCCCGACTGCTCACCAAGCTCTCCCCCGGCGCGCAGGTCGCCGCGACCGCCCTGTTGCTCAGCTATGCCGACGGTCGTGCGCAGCCCGGTGCCGGCCGGCCCGACCCGCGGTGGCGTGAGGTCGCCTTCGCGCTCGAAGCGTGTGGCTGGGCGCCCGGCGATCGCTCCGGGGAGTTCGACCGGTGCGCCGTCGCCGAGATCGTCCGGCCGGTCCAGAACGTGCTCGACTCGCTGGGCTCCACCCGGGGCGACGCCGGATGGCCGCGGCCCGCCGAGCCCGAGCCGCACGTCGCCGACTTCGCGCGCGCCGCGCTGCACGGCACCGCCGCCCTGCGGTCCGGTACCGCCTCGCGGTATCGGCGATAGCGTTCAGCCGCGCCGCATCGGCGTGTGCGGGATCCCGTCCTCGATGAACTCCGGCCCGTCGATCGCATACCCGAACCGCTGGTACATCCCGGTCAGGTGCGACTGCGCGTCGAGCACGCTCGGCCGTTCCCCGATCTCGGCCAGCACCGCCTCCATCAGGCCGGTGGTGACGCCGGTGCCCCGCGCCGACGGCGCGGTGGCGAGGCGCCCGACCCGGTATTCCCAGCCGCCGGGCATGTCGTCGCGGAGCAGCCGGGCCGTCGCGATCGGCTCGCCCGCGTCGTCGGCACACCAGAACTGCCGGGTCGCCGGCTCCAGATCCCGTCCGTCCAGCTCGGGATACGGGCAGTCCTGCTCGACGACGAAGACGTCCACCCGCAACCGCAGAATCCGGTAGAGGGTGACCGCATCGAGTCGGTCGGTGGCGGCGCTGTGCACGATCGGCTTCACGCGTCCATCTTCGCGCACCTAACCTGAACTCATGCCACAGACGCGACCCACGGCCGAACCCGTCGGAGACTTCCTCGCGTCGATCGACGGCGACCGGCGCCGCGCCGACGCCCAGGCGGTCTGCGCGCTGATGCGCGAGGTGTCCGGGGTCGAACCGGCGATGTGGGGCCCGTCGATCGTCGGATTCGGCCGGCAGCCGTACCGCACGGCCGACGGCCGAGAACACGAGTGGTTCGCGATCGGCCTCGCCCCGCGCAAACAGGCCCTGACGCTGTACGGCCTCACCTACGACGGCTCGCACGCCGACCTCCTCGGCCGCCTCGGTCCGCACACCACCGGCAAGGGCTGTCTCTATCTCAAGCGGATGTCCGACGTCGACGACGACGCGCTCCGCGAACTCATCGAGCGCGCCTGGACGGCGAACCACCACCCGGCGTGATCGCCGCGCCAGGTCAGCCCCGCGCCACGTCCGGGTCCAACCGGAGTTGATCGGAGTCGGCGTCGTAGTCGTACAACTCGGCATAGCGGCCCCAGTCGACCGCCGTGCGCAGTTGCCGATCGGCGTCGTCGTCGGCGAAGCCACGGCGCAGCAGGTCCCGGAAGAAGCTCAGCCGCAGGCAGTGCCGGTCGTTGACACGCAACGCGCGGACGATGGTCCGGACCAGCGGGGCACGCTCCGCGGCCTGTGCGGCGAAGACCACCTTGGCTTCGGTGAGGGGCACCGCGGCGAAGTCGCGGCCGGCGGCACTGATCTCCAGATCGTTGCCGTCGACGGTCACGAACCCGAGGAGTGCGGCGGCGTCGACGAGCGGCATCAGGTCGTCGATCTCGAAGGTGAGTTCGGCAGCGAGTTCGGGAAGGTCCGCCGATCCGCCCTTGGACGCCAGGATCTCGACCAGTCCGGCCATTCCGCCGACCGTGGCGTTCGGCAGTGGACGGCTCACCGGAGTCGCGTCGGCGGCCGGCAGCGCGTCTTCCAGCGCCTTATCGCGGCCGGTCAGCGTGCCGTAGAGCTCGTCGACCAGGGCCTCGAACGCGGGATCCGAACGGTCCCGTGGTCGCGGCATCGGGATCCGCGCCTCGTGAATGATCCGGCCCGGCTTGCTGCCCAGCACCACCACCCGGTCGGCCAGCAGCACCGCCTCCTCGATGTTGTGGGTCACGATGCACACGCTCTTCGCCGGGAAGGTGCCGGCGGTCCACAGTTCGGTGATCTCGTTCCGCAGGTTCTCGGCCGTCAGCACGTCGAGCGCGGAGAAGGGCTCGTCCATCAGGAGAAGGTCCGGTTGCCGGACGAGGGCCCGGGCGAAGCCGACACGCTGCCGCATACCGCCGGACAGTTCGCGCGGGTAGGCGGACTCGAATCCGTCCAGGCCGATGGTGTCGATGGCGCGCAGCACGCGATCGCGCCGCTCCCGCCGATCGACGCCGCGCGCCGCCAGCCCCAATTCGACGTTCTCCTGCACCGTCAGCCACGGCATCAGGGCGAACGACTGGAAGACCATCGCGGCGCCGGGATTCGGACCGGTCAGCGGCTTCCCGTCGACCTCGACGGTCCCGCTGCTCGCGGGGATCAGCCCGGCGAGGATGCGCAGCAGCGTCGACTTTCCGGATCCGGACCGGCCGAGCAGTGCGACGATCTCGTTCTCGGCGATGTGCAGGTCGATGCCGTCCAGAACCGGCAGGGCGTCACCCTTGGCGCCGCCGAAGTTCTTCTCGATACCGACGACGTCGATCAATGCGTTGCGGGTGAGGGTGTGGTCGTTCATGATTCGCTCCTGGTGGGCAGGTCGGTGTCGGGAAGGGTCAGTAGGAGAATCGGCGCGCGGCGAGCGCGTACAGGCGGCGCCAGAAGACGGCGTTCGTGGCGACGACGAACACGCACATCATCACGATGCCCAGCAGCAGGTGCGCGCCGTGGCCGGGCGCGGCCGACGCCGTCCAGGTCGCGATGTAGTCGCCCAGGCCGAAGGCGTGGTAGGTCTGGCCGTGGTAGGTGAGCACCTCGGCGACGATCGAGGCGTTCCACGCGCCGCCGGCCGCCGTGATGCCCCCGGTCACGACGCTCCCGAAGATCGCGGGCAGCAGCACCTTCCGCCATCTCAGGGCCCGCGTCAGGTTCATGTCGCGGGCGGCCTCGAGCAGGTCGTTCGGGATGGCGGAGGCGCCCGCGATCACGTTGAACAGGATGTACCACTGGGTACCGAGGGCCATCAGCACGATGCCGCCGACATCGAGGCTGAGATGCCAGGCGAGGAATACCGCGCCGACCATCGGAAACAGGAAGTTGGCGGGGAAGCTCGCGGCGATCTGCAGGATCGGCGACAGGAACCGGCTCATCCTGGGGTCGAGCCCGATCAGCACGCCGACCGGCACCCAGATCAGCGTGCAGACGATGATCAGTACCACCACGCGCGACATCGTCGCAGCGCCGAGGAGGAAGACGTGCCACACCTCACCGCCACCGGTGCCGCGCAACACCACCTGGACGACCCGGAACACGGCGTACGACAGGGTCGCCGTGACGGCGAGCGCGAACACGGCGTCGCCGCTGCGCCGCCGCCGAGTGCTCACCACGGTCTGCCCTCCGGCGCGGCCGAACACGGCCCCGAAGACCTTGTCGCACACGGCGGTGACCGGTGCCATCACCCAGCCGAACGCGGCGGAGACGCGGGAGCGCCGCAGGACGGTCAAGACCAGCGATCGCGGCTCACGGCCCGACTCGGAGTCCTCGACCCGGAACTTCTCGGCCCACGCCGTGAGCGGACTCCAGAACAGGACGTTCACCGCCGCCACCACGACGACCATGGTCAGCACGGCCCACCACACGTCGGTGAGCAGGCCGGCCTGTGCCGCCGACGCCACGTATGCGCCGACGCCGGGGAGTGCGTAGCTCTTCCCCGCGACGGTGACCGCCTCGGATGCGGTCAGGAAGAACCAGGCGCCGCCGAAACTCATCATCGAATTCCAGACCAGGGGAATCGCTCCGCTGGGCAGGTCGAGCCGCCAGAATCGCTGCCACCTGGACAGCCGCAGATCGACCGCCGCCTCCGCGAGGTCGCGAGG
The nucleotide sequence above comes from Gordonia sp. PP30. Encoded proteins:
- a CDS encoding nitrate/sulfonate/bicarbonate ABC transporter ATP-binding protein, whose protein sequence is MNDHTLTRNALIDVVGIEKNFGGAKGDALPVLDGIDLHIAENEIVALLGRSGSGKSTLLRILAGLIPASSGTVEVDGKPLTGPNPGAAMVFQSFALMPWLTVQENVELGLAARGVDRRERRDRVLRAIDTIGLDGFESAYPRELSGGMRQRVGFARALVRQPDLLLMDEPFSALDVLTAENLRNEITELWTAGTFPAKSVCIVTHNIEEAVLLADRVVVLGSKPGRIIHEARIPMPRPRDRSDPAFEALVDELYGTLTGRDKALEDALPAADATPVSRPLPNATVGGMAGLVEILASKGGSADLPELAAELTFEIDDLMPLVDAAALLGFVTVDGNDLEISAAGRDFAAVPLTEAKVVFAAQAAERAPLVRTIVRALRVNDRHCLRLSFFRDLLRRGFADDDADRQLRTAVDWGRYAELYDYDADSDQLRLDPDVARG
- a CDS encoding DUF1801 domain-containing protein, which gives rise to MPQTRPTAEPVGDFLASIDGDRRRADAQAVCALMREVSGVEPAMWGPSIVGFGRQPYRTADGREHEWFAIGLAPRKQALTLYGLTYDGSHADLLGRLGPHTTGKGCLYLKRMSDVDDDALRELIERAWTANHHPA
- a CDS encoding GNAT family N-acetyltransferase → MREDGRVKPIVHSAATDRLDAVTLYRILRLRVDVFVVEQDCPYPELDGRDLEPATRQFWCADDAGEPIATARLLRDDMPGGWEYRVGRLATAPSARGTGVTTGLMEAVLAEIGERPSVLDAQSHLTGMYQRFGYAIDGPEFIEDGIPHTPMRRG
- a CDS encoding ABC transporter permease subunit, which codes for MARQLSTLGPRVGRSPLLAVGGGARRRTLRTIAADIVVILGAIALIWVLIEVGKGMNAHVDLGNASGTIDTDPAKLPYYAARSLLRMFIGLLASLIFTFVFAVAAARSRRARAVLLPILDILQSVPVLGFLSITVTPFIALFPGSEMGLECAAIFAIFTSQAWNMAFSLYYSLASQPRDLAEAAVDLRLSRWQRFWRLDLPSGAIPLVWNSMMSFGGAWFFLTASEAVTVAGKSYALPGVGAYVASAAQAGLLTDVWWAVLTMVVVVAAVNVLFWSPLTAWAEKFRVEDSESGREPRSLVLTVLRRSRVSAAFGWVMAPVTAVCDKVFGAVFGRAGGQTVVSTRRRRSGDAVFALAVTATLSYAVFRVVQVVLRGTGGGEVWHVFLLGAATMSRVVVLIIVCTLIWVPVGVLIGLDPRMSRFLSPILQIAASFPANFLFPMVGAVFLAWHLSLDVGGIVLMALGTQWYILFNVIAGASAIPNDLLEAARDMNLTRALRWRKVLLPAIFGSVVTGGITAAGGAWNASIVAEVLTYHGQTYHAFGLGDYIATWTASAAPGHGAHLLLGIVMMCVFVVATNAVFWRRLYALAARRFSY